A genome region from Thermoplasmatales archaeon includes the following:
- a CDS encoding peptidase, translating to MKLLYSKEINLQKIADALKENFGLQVEDAGFFKPREEAYNKKRGQYDASILVEFIPPFSILIVDVDIYLRGMNFIFGLATKNRAIVSCYRIPEEIIAKEVVHEVGHLLGLPHCKNECVMKFSNSVIEAIIKPSFLCDECKKKLGKRD from the coding sequence ATGAAATTGCTTTATTCTAAAGAAATAAATTTGCAAAAAATAGCAGATGCCTTAAAAGAAAATTTTGGGCTCCAAGTAGAAGATGCTGGATTTTTTAAGCCAAGAGAGGAGGCATATAATAAAAAAAGAGGGCAATATGACGCAAGCATTCTTGTTGAATTTATCCCTCCTTTCTCAATATTGATTGTGGATGTAGATATTTATTTGAGGGGAATGAATTTTATTTTCGGGCTTGCAACAAAAAATAGGGCAATTGTATCTTGCTATAGAATTCCTGAGGAAATAATAGCAAAAGAAGTTGTTCATGAAGTCGGGCATTTACTTGGTCTGCCACACTGCAAAAATGAATGTGTTATGAAATTCTCAAATAGCGTGATCGAAGCAATTATTAAACCATCTTTTCTCTGTGATGAGTGTAAGAAAAAATTGGGGAAAAGAGATTAA
- a CDS encoding HpcH/HpaI aldolase/citrate lyase family protein, translated as MKINEEAFSGTENERDCIVKVSPGDGEVILKTKTHLYKGHIEEIVRKRLEEIDVKANVEIIENGAIDYVIISRLEAAIAKASREDVTDKKVKRGKTSKDRLRRSRLYIPGNNPRLINSVGVYECDCIILDLEDSVIFDHKIDARYLVKNALKTMDFGKSEIWVRINKEMARDDIKQITYGNPHGICLPKVESREDIEVIEKIIDEANLDCHLMPIIETAKGIANANEIAKASERIVAIAFGAEDYSRDVGCKRSWEAMFYPRCKILVASKSAGLQALDTIYPNAEDEKGLAEEARRVFEMGFDGKGAIHPSQIEIIHKCFTPTSEEIEEARRIIEAIEDAKKKGLGVATLDGRMIDLPVERKARRILKLAEIK; from the coding sequence ATGAAGATAAATGAAGAAGCTTTTTCTGGAACTGAAAATGAAAGGGATTGCATAGTTAAAGTTTCTCCTGGGGATGGTGAAGTAATTTTGAAAACAAAAACGCATCTTTACAAGGGGCATATAGAGGAAATTGTAAGAAAAAGGCTTGAAGAAATTGATGTAAAAGCAAATGTTGAAATAATTGAAAATGGGGCAATAGATTATGTCATAATTTCCCGCCTCGAAGCGGCGATTGCAAAAGCAAGCAGGGAAGATGTTACTGATAAAAAAGTTAAGAGGGGAAAAACATCAAAGGACAGGCTCAGGAGAAGCAGGCTTTATATTCCTGGAAACAATCCTCGCCTGATAAATAGCGTTGGGGTATATGAGTGCGATTGCATAATCCTCGATTTGGAGGATTCAGTAATTTTTGATCATAAGATAGATGCAAGATATCTCGTAAAAAATGCTTTGAAAACGATGGATTTTGGAAAATCTGAAATATGGGTAAGAATAAATAAAGAAATGGCAAGGGATGATATAAAGCAAATAACATATGGAAATCCTCATGGAATATGTCTTCCAAAAGTAGAGAGCAGGGAAGATATAGAAGTAATCGAAAAAATAATTGATGAAGCAAATCTTGATTGTCATCTGATGCCAATAATAGAAACAGCTAAGGGTATTGCAAATGCAAATGAAATTGCAAAAGCGAGCGAAAGAATTGTTGCAATTGCCTTTGGTGCAGAAGATTACTCCCGTGATGTTGGGTGCAAGCGAAGCTGGGAAGCAATGTTTTATCCCCGCTGTAAAATTCTTGTTGCAAGCAAATCGGCGGGATTGCAGGCTTTGGATACGATTTATCCTAATGCTGAAGATGAGAAAGGGCTCGCTGAGGAAGCAAGAAGAGTTTTTGAAATGGGGTTTGATGGGAAGGGAGCAATTCATCCTTCACAAATTGAAATAATTCATAAATGCTTCACCCCAACCAGTGAGGAGATAGAGGAGGCAAGGAGAATAATAGAAGCAATAGAAGATGCAAAGAAAAAGGGCTTGGGGGTGGCTACGCTCGATGGAAGAATGATTGATTTGCCAGTTGAAAGAAAGGCAAGGAGAATATTGAAGCTCGCAGAGATAAAATAA
- a CDS encoding HD domain-containing protein encodes MNLEEEFPLLREIRSEEIREKVKKCYEIAMERGGWKNLREIPFTLLLEKPYSYVEHVNNVASMAYEIGKIKKLNMDNLIAGAILHDVGKLLEYEKRDGKVVKSKFGKHVRHPVAGAALAMEVGLNDEIVNIIASHSKEGEFVERCKEAIVIHHCDFIDFEIAGGKP; translated from the coding sequence ATGAATCTTGAAGAAGAATTTCCTCTGTTAAGGGAGATAAGGAGCGAAGAAATAAGGGAGAAGGTTAAAAAATGCTATGAAATTGCAATGGAGAGGGGAGGGTGGAAAAATTTAAGGGAAATACCATTTACACTGCTTCTTGAAAAACCATATTCATATGTTGAGCATGTAAATAATGTTGCAAGCATGGCATATGAAATAGGGAAAATCAAGAAATTGAATATGGATAATTTAATCGCTGGCGCAATTCTTCATGATGTGGGAAAATTGCTTGAGTATGAGAAAAGAGACGGGAAGGTTGTTAAATCAAAATTTGGAAAGCATGTCCGCCATCCCGTGGCGGGCGCGGCTCTTGCAATGGAAGTGGGGCTTAATGATGAGATAGTGAATATAATAGCTTCTCATTCAAAGGAAGGGGAATTTGTTGAGAGATGCAAGGAAGCAATTGTCATTCATCACTGCGATTTTATAGATTTTGAAATAGCGGGTGGTAAGCCATGA